The Streptomyces sp. cg36 genomic interval TCGACGGCCAGCTGGACCTCGGAGCCGGTGCCGATCAGCACGACCTGGGCGTCGCCGCCGTCCGCGTCGAAGAGCACATAGCCGCCCTTGGCCGCGTTCTCGTCCGCCTCGTACGTCGGCACGCCCTGACGGGTCAGCACCAGGCCGTGCGGGGCGCCCTTGCCGAACACCTTGGTGTAGCGCTTGAGGACCTCGCGCCAGGCGATGGCCGTCTCGTTGGCGTCGGCCGGACGGACCACGTTGAGACCGGGGATCGCGCGGAGCGAGGCCAGGTGCTCGACGGGCTGGTGGGTCGGGCCGTCCTCGCCCAGACCGATGGAGTCGTGCGTCCACACGTACGTCACCGGCAGGTGCATCAGGGCCGACAGGCGCACCGCGTTGCGCATGTAGTCGGAGAACACCAGGAAGGTGCCGCCGTAGATGCGGGTGTTGCCGTGCAGCGCGATGCCGTTCATCTCGGCGGCCATCGAGTGCTCGCGGATGCCGTAGTGGATCGTGCGGCCGTACGGGTCGGCCTCCGGCAGCGGGTTGCCCTCGGGCAGGAACGACGAGTTCTTGTCGATCGTCGTGTTGTTCGAGCCCGCGAGGTCGGCCGAGCCGCCCCACAGCTCCGGGATGACCGCGCCGAGCGCCGCCAGGACCTTGCCGGAGGCCGCGCGGGTGGCGACGCCCTTGCCGGTCTCGAAGGCGGGCAGGTGCTGCTCCCAGCCGGCCGGCAGCTCGCCCGCCGCGATCCGGTCGAACTCGGCGGCGCGCTCCGGGTTGGCCGTGCGCCAGGCGGCGAACGACTTCTCCCACTCGGCCCGCGCCTCACGGCCGCGGTCCAGGGCGGCGCGGGTGTGCGCGATGACCTCGTCGGCGACCTCGAAGGTCCGCTCCGGGTCGAAGCCGAGGACGCGCTTGGTGGCCGCGACCTCGTCGTCGCCGAGCGCCGAGCCGTGCGCGGCCTCGGTGTTCTGCGCGTTCGGCGCGGGCCAGGCGATGATCGAGCGCATCGCGATGAACGAGGGGCGCCCGGTCTCGGCCTTGGCCGCCTCGATCGCCGCGTACAGCGCCTTGGGGTCGAGGTCGCCGTCGGCCTGCGGCTCGACGCGCTGGACGTGCCAGCCGTACGCCTCGTACCGCTTCATCGTGTCCTCGGACACGGCCGTCTCGGTGTCGCCCTCGATCGAGATGTGGTTGTCGTCCCACAGCAGGATCAGGTTGCCGAGCTTCTGGTGCCCGGCCAGCGAGGACGCCTCGGCGGAGATGCCCTCCTGGAGGCAGCCGTCGCCCGCGATCGCGTAGATGAAGTGGTCGAACGGGGACTCGCCCCGAGCGGCCGACGGGTCGAACAGGCCGCGCTCGTAGCGGGCGGCCATGGCCATGCCCACGGCGTTGGCGACACCCTGGCCGAGCGGGCCGGTGGTGGTCTCCACGCCCGGGGTGTGGCCGTACTCCGGGTGGCCCGGGGTCCGCGAACCCCAGGTCCGGAACGCCTTCAGGTCGTCGAGCTCAAGCCCGAACCCGGCCAGGTACAGCTGGATGTAGAGCGTCAGGGACGAGTGGCCCGCGGACAGCACGAAGCGGTCGCGGCCGGTCCAGTCCGGGTCCGCCGGGTCGTGGCGCATCACCTTCTGGAAGAGGGTGTACGCGGCCGGGGACAGGCTCATCGCCGTACCAGGATGGCCGTTGCCGACCTTCTGTACAGCATCCGCGGCCAGGACGCGGCCGGTGTCTACGGCCCGCTGGTCCAGTTCGGTCCACTCAAGGTCTGTGGTGGTCGGCTTGGTGCTCACCCTGGGTCAGGGCTCCTCTCCACATGTTCGTTCCCGGTGACTGAGGGCGCACCGGGCGTTGTCGAGCCTACCTCCGCCGCAACGATCACTTTTTCGA includes:
- the tkt gene encoding transketolase — its product is MSTKPTTTDLEWTELDQRAVDTGRVLAADAVQKVGNGHPGTAMSLSPAAYTLFQKVMRHDPADPDWTGRDRFVLSAGHSSLTLYIQLYLAGFGLELDDLKAFRTWGSRTPGHPEYGHTPGVETTTGPLGQGVANAVGMAMAARYERGLFDPSAARGESPFDHFIYAIAGDGCLQEGISAEASSLAGHQKLGNLILLWDDNHISIEGDTETAVSEDTMKRYEAYGWHVQRVEPQADGDLDPKALYAAIEAAKAETGRPSFIAMRSIIAWPAPNAQNTEAAHGSALGDDEVAATKRVLGFDPERTFEVADEVIAHTRAALDRGREARAEWEKSFAAWRTANPERAAEFDRIAAGELPAGWEQHLPAFETGKGVATRAASGKVLAALGAVIPELWGGSADLAGSNNTTIDKNSSFLPEGNPLPEADPYGRTIHYGIREHSMAAEMNGIALHGNTRIYGGTFLVFSDYMRNAVRLSALMHLPVTYVWTHDSIGLGEDGPTHQPVEHLASLRAIPGLNVVRPADANETAIAWREVLKRYTKVFGKGAPHGLVLTRQGVPTYEADENAAKGGYVLFDADGGDAQVVLIGTGSEVQLAVEAREQLQAAGVPTRVVSMPCVEWFEEQDQAYKDSVLPPSVRARVAVEAGIGLTWHRYVGDAGRIVSLEHFGASADGKVLFREFGFTAEHVAAAARESLAAATR